Sequence from the Molothrus aeneus isolate 106 chromosome 7, BPBGC_Maene_1.0, whole genome shotgun sequence genome:
TTATATAACTTTATTTTTGTAGTTTGTGCCTCACGGCGTTTGCTTTTGACTAAAAATTTGTTTCATCTCTCAACAGAACCGAAAGAACGATGAAGCATCTTATGAGAAAATGTTGAAATTAAGGAGGGAGTTTAGCAGAGCCATAACAATTTTGGAGATGAttaagaggagagagaaaacaaaacggGAGCTGTTGCATTTAACCTTGGAAGTTGTGGAGAAAAGGTAAAATTCCAGATTATAAAAACCAaggttttaaattttccttAGATAGCTTTGAAATCATCTCTCATTATTTATTGTAGCAGCATAAACGTCAAACATTAAAAGAGAAGGGGTTTGTGTAGACAGTTGGAAGACACTGGTTTGTGTCTCTCAGACATTTCCCAGTGGGGAAATGCAGCCCTATAGTTTCCATTCTGATTTTTCAGGTACCATTTGGGTGATTATGGAGGTGAAATCCTCAATGAAGTGAAGCTGAACAGACCCGACAAAGAGATGGGCACAACTCCATCATCTCTCCACAATGGGAACCACCACAAAGTTCAAGAATGTAAAGTTAAGGTAAGATTTTTTCCCTGCCATCAATCTCTTGTTCCTGGGATCAGAATTCCTGTGGGATCATCATCCCCTTGGATATGCTTTGAATTCAAACCTGTCCCTGAAGAAATAACGTGAAATATTAGGAGTTAAAATGCTTGGGGGTGAGGCTGAGAGTTGGAAGACCTCTGGAAATTTGTATTTAGCACCTGCGACACCTAGTGGTCCCAGAATTCCATACAGAACCCGGAATTCCTCCAGGAATTTTGGCATTCCTCATGttcctcctctgcttcccaaGCCCAGCTCCATTTCTGCAGTTAGTTTCAGTCAGGCTGTTATTGAAGAGCGTTAATCCAGGGTAAATTTCAACACTTTTTAAAACTGCACTGGTGCTTCTCCTTCAAATGGAGAATTTTGCAAGTGAAATAATCTTTTCAAATGGGAGCTTTGAAGTTTAATAACATTTGTGTTCAAGTGGACAGCTCAGTATCGATGGAATAATTGCTCACTGCAGAGGGTTTATGTGAGAAAAATCTTAAGTAGCCAACCCAAATACCATCACATCTGTTCAAAAGTGTCAGCTCTGTGAGAAACAGGAAACAAATTAAATTGTTTCTTTTGAACATGTCCGAGCAGTTCAGAAAATTGAAAGTGCCAGGGAAAAATGAGATCTCAGAAAATAATTGGAAGAGGAATTTCAATGACAATACACAGAGTGTAGTGCAGAGTGAGGAGCCTCTCAGGCAGTGACATGGCTTGAGAGCTCTCTGATTATTAATAAATCCCTGTAAAAACAATCAGAGGAAAGCTTCTGAGGTTTAATGTCTCCAGTACCTTTTGCATTACATGTCTCAAGCATCTGCAGAGCCTTTGGAAGACAAGCAGCCTGTCTTGAAGCAATTCAATTTGCTGATGCTTAATTTTTAGAATTTCCTGTTTGTTTCCCCGAGCAGCACCCTCACCACTCCTCTCTGAAGGAGGAGGTGTCCGATGTGGTCCGTCAGAAGAAGAAATACCTGAAGAAGCCCAAGCTGGAGTGTGTGGtgaccccccagcccctggctgagcccttgcctgtgctcagcaagaGTGACATCAAACAGTACGACTTCCACAGCTCTGATGAGGATGAGTTCCCACAGGTaacccccaaaatctcagtGTACACGAGGCAGACATTCCTGTCAGCTGGCATTTGGCCAGTCTGGCTTGTCCCAACTCTGACTATATTTAAAAGCTCCTTGTATAAACTGAATTTTCCTTCCAAGCTGTGATAAACATGGCAGTTCTCATCTATAAACACAAACTTTTATAGTAAATACAATTATACAAATGTAGCAGTTGGGAGAATGACATTGTTTTCTCATTACATAAACACAAACTTTTGTAATAAATACAGTTACACAGATGTGGCAGTTGGGAGAATGACATTGTTTTCTGGTCTAGGTACCCTCACCAGTgtcagaagcagaagaagaaaatgatcCTGATGGACCTTGTGCTTTCAGGAGAAGAGCAGGATGCCAGTATTATGCTGTAAGAATATGCAGTattctgctgtgctgttggGTTTAGGGGTGGTTTCTTTAAATTTAGGTTGGCATAGTGGCAGTGTTGGAGTTCTGTTCCCACTCTCACCACCAGAACTTTGATGCTTTGGTGAGTCCAAAGACAGTTGCAGGAGCATCCCCTTTTCTGCTTGGCTCTGAAGAGTCAAAGCTGAACTTCCCACTTGCTTAGAATTCaacctcctttcttttttccctagcCTGTAAGTTGATTTCTTTGCCAAATATGTTGAGATGACCGAAAAacttctattttcattttctccaacGTTACCATTGCTGTTAGATGCAGAGTATTTAACAGCCTAAATATTagagtttattttttaactacTGAAGCTGTTATTGGTGAACTCAGCATAAGCCATGTGTTCTGTCCTGAAGCCTGGGCATGACACCCAGCAGTGGCCTCATCAAAGCACCCTTGGAGTATAaaattgccttttctttcttcacagcCTCGTTTGGACCAAATGAATTCTTCGTCCGAAAGCCCAGAATTGGCAGAATTGGACAAACTGAGGTTCAGGCATTGCCTTACAACCCTCACAATCCCAAGGAGATGTATAGGGTTTGCAAGGAGGAGGATTGGCAGGGGTGGAAGGTACAGTTGGGTGCTTTTAATTCTTCATTCCCCTTCAAAGGATAGAAGTATTAAAGAGAGCTGCTGAAGCTAAtgattctcctcctcctctttgccCAGGGTGATCATGGACCGAATATCCACAGAGCACGATCCTGTCTTGAGGCAGATTGACCCGGAAATGCTGAGCAGTTTTTCAAGCTCTTCCCAGACTTTAGacttttcttctaatttttcaCGGACCAATGCTTCCAATAAACCTTGTGAAAACAGACTGTCCCTTCCTGAAATCCTAAGCAATATCAGATCATGTCGACTGCAGTGTTTCCAGCCCAGGCTACTCAATCTCCAGGACAGTGATAGTGAAGAATGTACCTCAAGGAAAGCAGGGCAGACTGTGAATAATAAAAGAGTCTCTGCAGCATCTGTAGCTTTATTGAACACCAGCAAGAATGGCATATCAGGTAGGCAAGGATTTGGCTGCTTCTGGGatttaaaatgctgaattttggttttctttgtggCTGGACTGGTGAGAtcttcagcactgctgtggaCCTAACCACAGCTACAACCTGACATACAGAAACTCCCCACAAAcacttcttcctcctgctttgcTTCCATTAGAATTTGAAGTGCTGGATTCAGACCTTACTCAAAGCAGGGATTCTGCTCATATGAAGAATTGTTTAGGTCTAATTAAATCTTAATGGCACTAATTGGCCTAACCTTGTTTAAGGGTAGAAGGATGCTCGTTATGAATGCAAAACAAATCTGGTGGTTTCTTGGGGAGGGTAGGTGTGGCTCATTTTTGTTGGCAGTTTTCATTTTTGACTCAGACGAATGTAGGAAGTTCCTGAGTGCCCTGAGCAGGCATGAAAATGGTAAAAATGTTGATAGTGGGAGCACTCAGTGatgaaaaaattgctttaagCTTAAATTGAGCAGTGTTTGCATCACTTGCTTCATGAGCTAGAATTGTAATGGCTCGACTTTTAACACTGTCACTTCTTTATAATTAGAAAAAATCATAAGCATTTGATACTTCAAAAATCTGAAAAGTTGGAGATCCAGCAAATGAGATCTCCCACAACAGCAAGCAGCTGAGTATATCCCTCCTCCATCCTGCTTTGTAAACCAGGACAGTTAAATAATAGAATAGGCTGCCTCTGAATTCCATAATTTCTGTGGTTGTGGAATGTCCCATCTCTCTCAAAGCTGCAGGAGTGGATATTTATTCTCCAATAATGTATCTCTAGAATTCCTGGGCACTATTAAATTGCTCTGACAGAGGCACAGGATATTTATTCCAGCCCAGTACTTCCCCAGCTTCTCAGTATGGTCACTGTAACCTTCAGATTGTTCTCTGCCATGAAAAGATTGGCACAGGagcattttcctgctgcatGAAAAACCAGATCTCATGTGTTACATATTTCATATAGTTATTTCTGAAAGACCTTGTAGGCCTGAGGGATCACAGCTGGGGCAGAAAGGGGCACTTCAGTGGGATGGGACTATTGATAAACATCAAGAGCTGGTAAAGAAATAgctgaaaaatgaataaaaccaAATCTGATGGATCCAAGGCACTTTTTGGAGGAATAGTCATAAACCCATGGTGTAATTTTAGAAATCATCTGAGGAATGCATTTAAATTAAATGGAAATCCCTCAGTAGTTGAAGTACATTATGCATGGAATTTATGGCTGGGGAGGACCTTTTTTGTCACAGATTTAAATGACAAACCAGATCCTGCAATTCTGGAACAGGATCAGACACAACAGACAACAGAATTCTTCCCCAAATAACTGAACCAGCAAGAGGCACTGCTGATGGGTTTTCTCACTAGTAAATAgggaataaattttaaaagagctgGTCAGTCTGGTTGTGCATTAAATGAGCACAGGCATTATCAGTGCATTTATTGAAGTCATTCTCTTTGGGAAGTGATTGTTGAAATCAGTTAATTTTACAGCTGATTTGATATTCCCTCCAGAGGAAACGGTGGCAGTACTTaaaatgattatttttatttttttattgttttatttcagaGAGAACTGGGGAGTTCCTTGGATTTTTGGTACacaagaatatttaaaattaccTCTGGgttatattttttccctgtacTAGTACTACAACTCTGGCATTTCCTCAAATGCATTGTAcagacagattttatttttttatttttaatttgaaaagccTGGGACTAGACTTTTCTTCAAAATGCCTAATGAGTGCATGAACCAAGAACCAATATGTGGAACTGAATTATTCTCTTGCTCATGTTGGAAGCACTGCAAGTGGGAAAAGGATGTCCCTAGAGAGAGGTCACCTGCACATGATGCTATTCCCAGCTGAAAGGTTTTGTTTGTGGaacaaaattttacttttagaagtattttttccccagccttAAATGCCACATAGGAGTAATTGAAGCAATGCCTCTTTTggggcagcctgcagaggatGATTTTGGTTAAAGCCTTCAGGTCCTGAGAGAAGTGACACAATCCAAACCTCCCAAGGAGAGAGGAGCCTGCAAGTGAAAGCTGAAGtgactttttccccttttgtggGGCAGTTTTTCAGCCCTGTCAGGCTCTGATAAAATAAACCCCCCCTGAAGCTGCAGAGCTCTTaaccctgctctgggctctgccttgGGACATGCTCAaagtttgctctttttttctccaggacCCTCCAGGTGTTTGATTTGGCAGAAGCAAATGATATTTCATGTGCTAATGAACATCTGCTGGTTTATAACAAGGTGAACAGCTTGGCCACTGGATAAATACCTGAAATTCAGGCACATGCAGGCAGAGCAAGGGGTTACTGAATTCTGGATTaccttccctgtgtcctgtaATAGAGTATTGCAGGACTTTGTGGTCTGTGACAaactgggaaggagaagagatTGAAAACATGAAATCTCACCTTGTTCTTAAACAGctttctgtaaaacaaaacacattttctggGACTTGTTACCTCAGaacttaaaaatagaaatatatgtAATATTCCATGATGCTGTTCTTGGCCATGGTGCCTTCAGCAGTGCCATGTGTTTTGTGAGGGAATGTAGCAGGTGGAGCTGATTTAACTTGGAATTAAATTCTAGGTAACAATCTGTGAGAGGAACAAAGTAAAGctaaatgcaaaataaacttAGGTTGGAAATTATAATATTGCTACAGTTTAAGAGGAGTAATTTTAAGTAATTGGACTTTTAAGTGCTCTCCTAATATGGTTGGAACCTGCTTTAATAATGTAGCAGTAAAGAAGTTTCAGTTCTAATTTCTAAGCAATCCTGATTCTGGTATTTTTTCCCAATGGAATTTCAGGAGAGCCCTGAGTACTAAGAGTGAGAAATGGAAGAGCCAAACCCTGCAAGATGGATAAAACTCTGTGTTTTAATGCTAGTCCCTGGATAAGAGGATATTCCTGAGAATCCAGGTGTTTGaggtgcagcacagctccagtcCTGCAGAAACAGAGCTGAGGATGAAGTGTTGAAATGTATTCATGGGAATCTTTGGGAAGGGAATTCTCTCCTCCTCGCTTGCTCCCCAGAGAGCTCAGTTCTTGGGTTAACTGCACACAGCTCAGGTTTTAGCATCAAAGCCCTGTTAGTATTTTCAGTTTACCAAGTGTGCAGACTTTCCAGGGGGAGAATATTAAAACCAGCTTTTCTAACTGCATTCCCTTCATGTGTTGGGCCTGGGAGATTACTGGCGTGGCATTAACCTGGTTCTCAAAAATAAACTTATTGTGGCACCCCTAAACTCTTCGAGCATTTAAAACAATAATTGGCAGAGAAAATCCCCCATGCCAGACGAGTGCTTCCCTCAGGGCAAAGGGACAGCaaggggctgtgggaagggaaatTGTCCAGCAATCCTCTGCCAGTGTTCACTGGGAGAGAAGgcacccagctcagcccagggtgctttgtcctcagctctggtttttAGGCTGTGCTTCTTTCCTGAAAGCCAGGCAAATCATTTCTCTTGAGCTTTTGCCTAAAGCTCCTGGGGATACAACCACCAAAGATAGAAACTGCTCAAAAGCAACGAAAGCTCTGAATTCTTCTGTTAAAAATGAACTCCATGAAAGGacagaacaaacaaacacagcttGACCTCTCCTTTACATAACCTGTGAAGATTTTGGGTGCAGCTGACATGATTTGTGTCATCCTCACCCACCTTAGCTGCGCTCTCGCCTTTCCCAGGTGTGTTTTGTGTAACTGTGGCTCCTTTCTTTCCCACAGTCACAGGGGGCATCACAGAGGAGCAGTTCCAGACACACCAACAGCAGTTGGTGCagatgcagaggcagcagctggcccagctgcagcagaagcagcaatcTCAGCATTCCTCCCAACAGACACATCTGAAAGCACAGGTACTGCTCCCACCCTGCATGCTCCTTTTGTTCACAGTGCTGCTCGTCCCTCACCGACCAAATGGGACACCCCAGCAAGCCTGGGGGGTTTTAGAGGGAATTTAAAACACTTTGCCCAGGGCTTTTTTAACAAGTTGGATGCATTTTACAAGTTGAGGAAGAGACTTGGTAGCTGAATGTGTTCCCTGCATCCACAGAGTTACcaatataaaaaaatccatgtgtGCTCTCAACTCTTCCTGTTTTCACTGGCTTTGTGCTCCTGTCTGTAAGTGCTCTGAAGAGACTTCATTAAAATCACCTTCTGAGGTAATGTGTTCTGTTATGAACAGATACTCAGTGAGCACTACAAATTGGCACCtctgagaggaaaaggagacattGCATATTTGCATATTCTGGCTTCTAAAAgaatcccatttttcctctgGAGTCCCTTGCAAGGGAAAAATGCAATAATATATaatgcaaaatataaaaatgtatttttatatttacatatgGATATACATGTTACATATTTTTCCATTGCACTTAGTTTTCTGTTAGCTTCTTCCCAATAAAGTATAAAAGCTGTTGCTGTTGTCTGTTACTTGGAAGATGTATATTACTTTGagcattttatatttctaattGCTTGTGCTGGTTGTCCCTTCCCCTCAGTGTTTTCTACTTCAATTAATCAGGGGTTCTGTGTTGGCAGATACTGATGACATTTTTTGTAAGCGTAAAGAAACAATgccaaaatatttaaacaaaacaaatgaattttggatctttaaaacatttcaaGCTTCTCTGCAAAGTCATTTTCTTGgttaatataaattaaaattgcaGAATTAATGTTCTTTCCAGTAAGAATGGTGAGCCTTTCCAGTAGGAACTGGACTAACAGAGTGGGATTCCAGAATGTGCTGGGCAGTTATTCTGTGGCACAAGTCACAGAATGGAAGTACCACAAATCCTGAACATCCCTGAGGTTTGCAGCTGCCTGGAGACAGAACAGAGAAGGTTTAAGACATGGTTGTTTTCTGAGAGGAAACATCTCCAAACATGGGGAATCCTCTGTGGTTtaggttggaggggaccttaaagcctGTCCAGTTCTCCTCTcattatcccaggctgctccaaaccccgtccagcctggccctgggcactgccagggatgcaggggcagccccagctgctctggcaatcccagcccagccaggaattcccaatgtcccacccatccctgccctctggcactgggagccattccctggctcctgtccctccatccttgtccccagtccctctccagctctcctggagccccttcaggccctgccaggggctctgagctctgcccagaccctttccctctccaggctgagcagcacagaacagaaGTGATGTGTTGTGCTGAGACCTGGCCTGGCTGCATTGGGCAGCACTTGTGGAGTGcagccctcctttggacactgcTTTCCAGCTTCCCTTCACTCTGGTGACACAGGAATATTCCATGTTTGGTGCATTAGGGCACACGTGGAAGCTGTATTTATTGATCTGCTTTACTTGTGCACTGTAGCAATCCTAAGGTGTATTTCCTTTTGTACTTGGATGACTGAGAAccaccttttcctcttcctgcagggctccagcaccTCTGACTGCATGTCCAAAACCCTGGATTCAGCCAGTGCCCACTTTGCTGCCTCTGCAGTGGTCAGTGCCCCGGGCCCCGGGCGCAGCGAGGGAACCAAGGAGCAGAACACCAGCCACAACAATATCAACGGTGTTGTCCAGCCTTCAGGTGAGGAGGCCTTgaaaatcccagcctggagtGAGCTGAGAGTGTCACCTGCTCTTAACCATCAACTGATCTTATTGCTGATTTCTAAAGTATTATTAAATAACaacaaagaaaatcaaatcTCTTCATTGTGGTTGTTTTAAGTATTGTTCTCTGAAGTACTTTGTAGCAGTGGTTTGAACCATGGAATGTCCTGAGTTCATTTTGTTTCACAATTTGACTAGATGGACTTTTTGGTAAATACTTTAGTGGCATTTCACTGTCAAATATGAAGTTCAAGGCAAAATAGTATTTTCTGTTACTGTCCCACATGGATgatcaaagtccaactccttGCCCTGTACAGGACAGCCCTGagaatcccaccctgtgcctgagagccttGTCCAACAGATGTTGTTAAAATGGATATAAAACCACCAAGTGCTCTTTACCTTGGAAGAGCattgtttgcttttcccttGGTAGTCTTTATCTTCTAATAACCTGTTCAGATCAAAAGTCTAAAtgacagcattttaaaagcagtgagAGTGTGTAATGAAAGAATAAATCAACTGCTTAAAACATTTAAGTACTTtgagaaggaaatggagaagttGATTCATTATTTGGTTGTTACCTCACTTGTATATTCAGCCAAAAATGTACTAACCAACCTTTACTGGCAATTCTTCTGACATCACTGTTAGCCTCAAGTTTCACTGCATTTAGGATTTGTCCCAAAAAGtgcagccatgggcactcagTGCCCCCTGCCACCCTCCTGTGGTGGTGCTGCTTGTGCTGGTGCCATCTCCACAGTGCCAAGAGGCAAATGGGATTTGGGCTGCCAAGACAAAGAAGAGGCTTTTAAAGTAATTTGTTGTTTTAGCAGCTAATGATGTGATTAGTTTTATAGACCTTCTGCCAGGCTGGGTTAATGATAATATGAAATGAATAGAGGGAGAAAAAACACGACTGAATAAAATCAATAAACTGGAGCAGTTCCaggatagagagagagagatctgTGTGTAATTCTCTGAGTTCATATCCAGGAGGGCAGTGCTCTGAGGGTGGAAGATCAGGCACATGGTGGTGCCTTGGAGTGGctacctggaacagaggctagacaggaTGAAGAGAATAAAAGTGGATATTTCTTAAAGGCCTTCAGtagatgcaccttgggcagtcaGAAGCCTCCAAGGCTACCCCCAGAATGGACAATGGTCACGAGTGTTTCAGATAATTATGAGTTTGGGCCATTTGCATGTCAGGGGTTAATCCTCCAGTTACGttttcaggtaatgaagtcacaTACCCCCAGATTGCTCCCCCCCAGCTCACTTTTGTTTACACTTTTTTGGGCCTGAGACAGTGAGGTGTCTGAGTTTCAGGCCTAGAGAGATTGTCTGAATAAAACAGGTGAACAGCAGCTGACAGGCTGTGGAGTTTTAGAGTTACACCCTAAAGCAGTAcaggatctgaaaaatataaaagctaaatcCTAAGGCGTCAATGGCAGTGTGCCAAGCTGCCACTTCTGACTTTCACCATTTTGTGACTCTGTAAAATACGGACATCAATGACTTACACACTCAAAGCATTGCCCTTGAGGTTAATCTTTGCCTTTTCATCTAAGAAATGTCACCTTTTTAACACCCACCATTTATTCTGCCTACCAGGAACCTCCAGAACTTTATACTCCACCAACATGGCTTTATCATCCAGCCCAGGGATCTCAACTGTACAGCTCGTAAGGACAGTTGGCCACAGCACCACAAACCACTTAATCCCAGCCTTGTGCACGAGCAGCCCTCAGCCTCTCCCCATGAACAATTCCTGCCTGCCCAGCGCCGTGCACCTCAACAACGTCAGCGTTGTGTCTCCAGTCAATGTTCATATCAATACACGGACTTCAGCGCCCTCGCCAACAGCCTTAAAACTTGCCACAGTTGCTGCCAGCATGGACAGAGTGCCAAAGGTaactcccagcagtgccatcaGCAGTATAGCAAGGtgagtggggacagggctgcagcagctcccggtTTTGTGGGAGCTTGAATCATGGAATTCTTTGGAATTAATGATTTTGTGCTTGAATCGTGGAGTTGTTTGGGTCGGAATCACTAAAGTCAGAGTCCAACCCAGGACTCGCCCTCACCTcatcagagcagagcactgagtgccacctcagCAGTGCCTCcctcacctccctgggcagctccagtgcTTGTCAgccctttccatgcagaaatcCTTCTTTTTGTGGGAGCTTGAATCATGGAATTCTTTGGAATTAATGATTTTGTGCTTGAATCATGAAATTATTTGGGTCGGAATCACCAAAGTCAGAGTCCCAACCCAGGACTCGCCCTCACCTcatcagagcagagcactgagtgccacctcagCAGTGCCTCcctcacctccctgggcagctccagtgcTTGGCAgccctttccatgcagaaatcCTTCCTGATGTCCCACCTGgccctcccctggtgcagcctcAGCCTGTGTCCTCTCCATGGTcatgcccagctctgcactAGAGGGAATCTGTTCCACCTCTGAGAGGCTTCTCAGCACCTTCAGCATGGCCTTGGCAAACCACAAGAGCTGATTTTGCAAATTAACCCCTCAAATAACCTGCCCTGCCTTTAGGCACCTGTACTTTTGGTCACCTTCTACTGTGTTTGAATTTCAACCATTTCATTTGTCCCTTCTCGTGCAGCATTTTCAAGTAGATTCTGTCAAATTGTCCTCTTGTTCCCTCTAAATCATTGTGTGATATTGTAAGGTACAGGCTGGCACATGTATTCTTATGTGGACATATGTGttttatatttatgaaaaaCACACACCAGAAAAGTGGCAACCCGTATCTTacataaaaaaatcataattcaTAATTGTTTAGGTTGGCAAAGACCTAtaagatcatcaagcccaaccaTTAGGGTATTTATTCTCATTGAACAGCAGCACTGTTATTTCAGAATACTTAGGTGATGTTTCATAGGAGTGGCAGGAGTTTTGCAGTTGGCACATTTTTCTCAACATGGCAATATTTGGGATGTTTTGAAGTCTCTCCTGGATGATACGGTGTTTCAAAAAACAAAGTCACGTTTGTAAattggaaaagtaaaaaatggcTGTTGGTAAACAAGTGAAAAATTAGTGCTGAAGCAGAATGGGCAGGGAATTACAACGCTTGGTGCTTTAACAGAATAAGTGGTGCTGAGTTATCCTATCTTGACTTTGGTCCTTCAGAAGAGCTTTTAGGGATTTAATCCATAATTCAGGCTGGCAGTGGACAGTTAATGCAATAATCTCACAGAAGGGACTGCACTGTTGAATGAGAGCAGCTGTGGAATGCCAGTATTTACTTCCAAACAGAGtttgcagtgtgtgtgtgaaggTTCCTGCTAGCAGCTGTGTGAAAATACGAAAGCAGTGAGTACAAGTGTGTGGGATGTGCTCTGACTGTGGGATGCTCCTTCCTTGCAGAGAGAACCATGAGCCAGAGCGCCTGGGCTTGAACGGCATCGCCGAGACCACAGTGGCCATGGAAGTGACATAACCTccaagctgtccccagctgggtcACGGtgtgctgctcctgttccagctgAATGCAAACACAGCGCTCTGTGGATCACAGAGAACTCACCCAGACCTGAATGGACTCCCATTATATCGTGTATTAAGTCGATATATAATGTAAATTTTGTAAAATTGGGAAAATCACTACCTTGTAAAATAGTTTATTTGTATCATCAATATTATTTCTGTTACTTGAATAGTAGATATTCATCATCATGCTTTTGCACTTGAATTTGCAACTGaatggattaaaaaataattctttaatgGGATCATGAGCATGACATGGGATCCTGCATCACTtgtttaaactatttattttgccatgtttacattttgtatCTTGTACAAATAAATGCAACTTtgtgtctaaaaaaaaaagttaaagatTCATAGCTAGGAAACAAAaattcttgtaatttttttctaaaggaaatGTAAAGTTTTCACTTGGTTCATTTTGTTTCACAATTTGACTAGATGGACTTTTTGGTAAATACTTTAGTGGCATTTCACTGTCAAATATGAAGTTCAAGGCAAAATAGTATTTTCTATTACTGTGCAGGGGAAAGGGATGGATCGATACATGCAAATTTAATGTAGTAACTCACTTTTCCATATATTTTGAAtgtatatttctatttataataccagtttataaaaaataattacacaggagaggaaaaaaaaaaaactgactAGGAAAATTATGCATCTGGCACATGTCCAAATGTGCAGATCTGAGAAAATTTTCACCTTGATGCCATTTTATCC
This genomic interval carries:
- the EPC2 gene encoding enhancer of polycomb homolog 2, translating into MSKLSFRARALDAAKPLPIYRGKDMPDLNDCVSINRAVPQMPTGMEKEEESEHHLQRAISAQQVFREKKESMVIPVPEAESNVNYYNRLYKGEFKQPKQFIHIQPFNLDNEQPDYDMDSEDETLLNRLNRKMEIKPLQFEIMVDRLEKASSSQLVTLQEAKLLLNEDDYLIKAVYDYWVRKRKNCRGPSLIPQIKQEKRDGSTNNDPYVAFRRRTEKMQTRKNRKNDEASYEKMLKLRREFSRAITILEMIKRREKTKRELLHLTLEVVEKRYHLGDYGGEILNEVKLNRPDKEMGTTPSSLHNGNHHKVQECKVKHPHHSSLKEEVSDVVRQKKKYLKKPKLECVVTPQPLAEPLPVLSKSDIKQYDFHSSDEDEFPQVPSPVSEAEEENDPDGPCAFRRRAGCQYYAPRLDQMNSSSESPELAELDKLRFRHCLTTLTIPRRCIGFARRRIGRGGRVIMDRISTEHDPVLRQIDPEMLSSFSSSSQTLDFSSNFSRTNASNKPCENRLSLPEILSNIRSCRLQCFQPRLLNLQDSDSEECTSRKAGQTVNNKRVSAASVALLNTSKNGISVTGGITEEQFQTHQQQLVQMQRQQLAQLQQKQQSQHSSQQTHLKAQGSSTSDCMSKTLDSASAHFAASAVVSAPGPGRSEGTKEQNTSHNNINGVVQPSGTSRTLYSTNMALSSSPGISTVQLVRTVGHSTTNHLIPALCTSSPQPLPMNNSCLPSAVHLNNVSVVSPVNVHINTRTSAPSPTALKLATVAASMDRVPKVTPSSAISSIARENHEPERLGLNGIAETTVAMEVT